In Rattus rattus isolate New Zealand chromosome 9, Rrattus_CSIRO_v1, whole genome shotgun sequence, a genomic segment contains:
- the LOC116910611 gene encoding tubulin gamma-2 chain, protein MPREIITLQLGQCGNQIGFEFWKQLCAEHGISPEGIVEEFATEGTDRKDVFFYQADDEHYIPRAVLLDLEPRVIHSILNSSYAKLYNPENIYLSEHGGGAGNNWARGFSQGEKIHEDIFDIIDREADGSDSLEGFVLCHSIAGGTGSGLGSYLLERLNDRYPKKLVQTYSVFPNQDEMSDVVVQPYNSLLTLKRLTQNADCVVVLDNTALNRIATDRLHIQNPSFSQINQLVSTIMSASTTTLRYPGYMNNDLIGLIASLIPTPRLHFLMTGYTPLTTDQSVASVRKTTVLDVMRRLLQPKNVMVSTGRDRQTNHCYIAILNIIQGEVDPTQVHKSLQRIRERKLANFIPWGPASIQVALSRKSPYLPSAHRVSGLMMANHTSISSLFESSCQQYDKLWKRGAFLEQFRKEDIFKDNFEEMDRSREVVQELIDEYHAATRPDYISWGTQEQ, encoded by the exons ATGCCCCGGGAGATCATCACCCTGCAGCTTGGCCAGTGCGGCAACCAGA ttggGTTCGAATTCTGGAAACAGCTGTGTGCTGAGCATGGCATCAGCCCTGAGGGCATCGTAGAGGAGTTCGCCACCGAGGGCACTGACCGCAAGGACGTCTTTTTCTACcag GCAGACGATGAGCATTACATCCCCCGGGCTGTGCTGCTGGACCTGGAGCCCCGGGTGATCCATTCCATCCTCAACTCCTCCTATGCCAAGCTCTACAACCCAGAGAACATCTACCTGTCCGAGCATGGAGGAGGAGCTGGCAACAACTGGGCCAGGGGATTCTCCCAG GGCGAGAAAATTCACGAGGACATCTTTGACATCATAGACCGAGAAGCAGATGGAAGTGACAGTCTAGAG GGATTTGTGCTGTGTCACTCCATTGCTGGGGGGACAGGTTCCGGTCTGGGCTCCTACCTCTTAGAGCGACTGAATGACAG GTACCCCAAGAAATTGGTGCAGACCTACTCTGTGTTTCCCAACCAGGATGAGATGAGTGACGTGGTGGTCCAGCCCTACAACTCCCTCCTCACCCTAAAGAGGCTGACCCAGAACGCGGACTGTGTg GTGGTGCTGGACAACACGGCCCTGAACCGGATCGCCACAGACCGCTTGCACATCCAGAACCCATCCTTCTCCCAGATCAACCAGCTG GTGTCCACCATCATGTCAGCCAGCACCACCACCCTGCGCTACCCCGGATACATGAATAACGACCTCATCGGCCTCATCGCCTCGCTCATTCCCACCCCTCGGCTGCACTTCCTCATGACTGGCTATACCCCCCTCACCACGGACCAGTCA GTGGCCAGTGTGAGGAAGACAACGGTCCTGGATGTCATGAGGAGACTGCTACAGCCCAAGAACGTGATGGTGTCCACAGGCCGGGATCGTCAGACCAACCACTGCTACATCGCCATCCTCAACATCATCCAGGGAGAGGTGGACCCCACCCAG GTCCACAAGAGCCTGCAGAGGATCCGGGAGAGGAAGTTAGCCAACTTCATCCCCTGGGGCCCGGCCAGCATCCAGGTGGCCCTGTCAAGGAAGTCTCCCTACCTGCCCTCAGCCCACCGGGTTAGCGGGCTCATGATGGCCAACCACACCAGTATCTCCTCG CTTTTTGAAAGTTCCTGCCAGCAGTATGACAAACTGTGGAAGCGCGGGGCCTTCCTGGAGCAGTTCCGCAAAGAGGACATCTTCAAGGACAACTTTGAGGAGATGGACAGATCCAGGGAGGTGGTGCAGGAGCTCATCGACGAGTACCACGCTGCTACCAGGCCGGACTACATCTCCTGGGGCACGCAGGAGCAGTGA